The following proteins are co-located in the Macadamia integrifolia cultivar HAES 741 chromosome 3, SCU_Mint_v3, whole genome shotgun sequence genome:
- the LOC122074599 gene encoding exopolygalacturonase-like, whose translation MMGSRSRDVVLTCLLIGLLLWRVDARAPGGPKDHKKKPHQSKAKGQEAAEAPTGGSTSSTAPVASPAMPGNAAPAGAPTGGSASSTAPVASPATPGAAAPAGAPTGDTEAPQGTLFDVTKHGAVGDGKTDNNKAFSDAWVAACKSSSTGPSTFLIPRGDFLLSTIVFAGPCTNKTLSPSVIIRGNLIASTTDSNSKSWITFQSLSNLHISGAGTGSFNGKGETAWSGGCRHTANSHCNVAPANLNVQSVLSGSLNDITSVNSQGFHILVGNTQDFNIHDVKINAPKFSPNTDGIHVGNSTGITIANAEIGTGDDCVSIGSGTSKISVTNVKCGPGHGISLGSLGKYPDEKAVSSLLVKNCTLTSTDNGVRIKTWPGSPDNIVNDVRFEDITMTNVSNPIIINQNYCDKKACDSTPSHVKLSGIHFKNIKGTSFTKTAVALGCSSGAPCEQVELVDIDLKPATDAGAVDATCANVKGVITSGVLNPKPSCV comes from the exons ATGATGGGGTCTAGGAGCAGGGATGTTGTGTTAACTTGTTTATTAATAGGCCTCCTTCTATGGAGAGTTGACGCCAGAGCACCCGGAGGTCCAAAAGATCATAAGAAAAAGCCGCATCAAAGTAAAGCTAAAGGTCAGGAGGCAGCAGAAGCTCCGACTGGGGGGAGCACCTCCTCTACAGCTCCAGTAGCATCTCCAGCGATGCCAGGTAATGCAGCTCCAGCAGGAGCTCCGACCGGGGGGAGCGCCTCCTCTACAGCTCCAGTAGCATCTCCGGCGACGCCAGGTGCTGCAGCCCCAGCAGGAGCTCCGACCGGGGATACGGAAGCTCCACAAGGTACATTGTTCGATGTGACCAAGCATGGAGCAGTTGGTGATGGGAAGACTGATAATAATAag GCATTTTCTGATGCATGGGTTGCTGCATGTAAGTCATCGTCGACGGGGCCATCAACCTTTTTGATCCCAAGAGGGGACTTCCTTCTTAGTACAATAGTTTTCGCTGGTCCTTGCACCAACAAGACTTTATCTCCTAGTGTTATAATTAGGGGCAATTTAATAGCTTCCACCACGGACTCAAACTCTAAAAGTTGGATCACATTCCAAAGCCTGAGCAATTTGCACATTAGTGGAGCCGGAACTGGTTCGTTCAACGGTAAAGGAGAAACCGCTTGGAGTGGTGGTTGTCGTCACACTGCCAATTCACATTGCAATGTGGCCCCAGCT AACTTGAATGTGCAGTCAGTTCTAAGTGGATCCTTGAACGATATAACTTCGGTGAATAGTCAAGGTTTCCATATTCTTGTTGGCAACACCCAAGATTTCAACATCCATGATGTCAAGATCAATGCTCCTAAGTTCAGCCCAAACACAGATGGTATCCACGTCGGCAATTCAACCGGCATCACCATCGCTAACGCTGAAATTGGAACCGGTGATGATTGTGTGTCCATTGGATCGGGTACCTCCAAAATTTCTGTTACCAATGTCAAATGTGGACCAGGTCATGGTATCAG TTTGGGAAGCCTTGGAAAATATCCAGATGAAAAGGCCGTGAGCAGTTTGTTGGTGAAGAACTGTACTCTTACCAGCACCGATAATGGTGTTCGGATCAAAACATGGCCAGGATCACCAGATAACATAGTTAATGATGTTAGATTTGAAGATATCACCATGACAAATGTGTCAAACCCCATCATCATCAACCAAAACTATTGTGACAAGAAGGCATGCGACTCTACG CCCTCACATGTGAAACTCAGTGGCATTCATTTCAAGAACATCAAAGGTACAAGCTTCACCAAGACTGCAGTTGCCCTCGGATGTAGTAGTGGTGCACCATGCGAGCAGGTAGAGCTCGTTGATATCGACTTGAAGCCTGCCACAGACGCTGGCGCTGTGGATGCAACTTGTGCTAATGTGAAAGGGGTTATTACTTCTGGcgttctaaaccctaaaccatcaTGCGTGTGa
- the LOC122074601 gene encoding exopolygalacturonase-like, whose protein sequence is MMGCRSRDVVLTCLLIGLLIWSADARTPGGSKESKENKKKSTLTKDKAPMESSGGVPSAATPEASPTTPEASPATPEASPVTPGTADPQGTLFDVTKYGAVGDGKTDNNKAFAAAWAAVCKSSSTGPSTFLVPRGDFLLSPIIFAGPCSDKALSPSVIIRGKLIASTSDSSASKGWITFQNLGQLHVSGAGTGSLDGKGETAWANGCRHSANTQCSLPPANLKLEGITGGSLNDIISVNSQGFHFHISNSKDFNIHDFKINAPGFSPNTDGLHISNSASVSITNAEIGTGDDCVSIGAGTSNISVTNVICGPGHGISVGSLGKYPNEKEVNGLLVKNCTLASTTNGVRIKTWPGSPDNTVTNVRFEDITLTNVSNPIIINQNYCDKKACESTPSRVKLTDIHFKNIKGTTFGKTGVTLTCSKGVPCEKVELVDIDLKPSTAAGDLASTCENVNGVTTTGVLNPKPPCA, encoded by the exons ATGATGGGGTGTAGGAGCAGGGATGTTGTGTTAACCTGTTTATTAATAGGCCTCCTTATATGGAGCGCTGATGCCAGAACCCCTGGAggttcaaaagaatcaaaagaaaataagaaaaaatcaacTCTAACTAAAGACAAAGCTCCGATGGAATCATCCGGAGGTGTACCTTCGGCGGCGACACCAGAAGCATCTCCGACGACGCCAGAAGCATCTCCGGCAACGCCAGAAGCATCTCCGGTGACGCCAGGTACGGCAGATCCACAAGGTACATTGTTCGATGTGACCAAATATGGAGCAGTTGGCGATGGAAAGACGGATAATAATAag GCATTTGCTGCTGCATGGGCTGCTGTCTGTAAGTCGTCGTCGACGGGTCCATCAACCTTTTTGGTCCCAAGAGGAGACTTCCTTCTTAGTCCAATAATTTTCGCTGGTCCTTGCAGCGACAAGGCTTTATCTCCTAGTGTTATAATTAGGGGCAAATTAATAGCTTCCACCTCGGACTCCTCCGCCTCTAAAGGTTGGATCACATTCCAAAACTTGGGCCAGTTGCACGTCAGTGGAGCCGGAACCGGTTCGCTCGACGGTAAAGGAGAAACCGCTTGGGCTAATGGTTGTCGTCACAGTGCCAATACACAATGCTCATTGCCCCCAGCG AACTTGAAATTGGAGGGAATTACAGGTGGATCCTTGAACGATATAATTTCGGTGAATAGTCAAGGTTTTCATTTTCACATTAGCAACTCCAAAGACTTCAACATTCATGATTTCAAGATCAATGCTCCTGGATTCAGCCCAAACACAGATGGTTTGCACATCTCTAATTCAGCCAGCGTCTCCATCACTAACGCCGAAATTGGAACCGGTGATGATTGTGTGTCCATTGGAGCGGGTACCTCCAACATTTCGGTTACCAATGTCATTTGTGGACCAGGTCATGGTATAAG TGTGGGAAGCCTTGGGAAATATCCAAATGAAAAGGAGGTGAATGGTTTATTGGTGAAGAACTGTACCCTTGCCAGCACCACTAATGGTGTTAGGATCAAAACATGGCCAGGATCACCAGATAACACAGTTACTAATGTTAGATTTGAAGATATTACATTGACAAATGTGTCAAACCCCATCATCATCAACCAAAACTATTGTGACAAGAAGGCATGCGAATCTACG CCCTCGCGTGTGAAGCTCACTGACATTCACTTCAAGAACATCAAGGGTACAACCTTCGGCAAAACTGGAGTTACCCTCACATGTAGTAAAGGTGTACCATGCGAGAAGGTAGAGCTGGTTGATATTGACTTGAAGCCTTCCACAGCCGCTGGCGACTTGGCTTCAACTTGTGAGAATGTGAATGGGGTTACTACTACTGGCGTTCTGAACCCTAAACCACCATGCGCATGA
- the LOC122074306 gene encoding uncharacterized protein LOC122074306, with amino-acid sequence MRIFYWNIRGVRKAAASRALHIFLRDYSPDVVCIAEPMVDSFSFPDRFFNRLGFMSEFIHNSRLDKVPNLWVVWKNSLARPVVVQSSEQMISVSMQWNGQQVVVSVIHASCFRAERRNLWVEMGIVAALFCPWVVLGDFNATLYSHEKRGPGRFNVGSAAEFQAMVDACDLISSPSQGSNFTWTNNRCRGHVAARLDRSFFNAQWLDAFGDCGQKVLHRSISDHAPILFSSAAIPKPRNAPFRLHRFWMKEESFVDLVRDVWSREVRGGPIGRLAYKLRAVKGALKGWARQTFPNLDVALKEATAEVEEVQQTIDQIGMSDELYSREAEAKSKLLKAVEMHEKLWAEKARCNWAKLGDRNSKFFHLSVKVRRIKNSIRALKKQDGTMVSEPLQMADYVSFFFENFHKADHCIDHMELLQVIPNEVNREDSSILEAIPAKEEIKKVVWGLDPDSSPGPDGFPGAFFIQCWEIVGDDFCGAVIAFFRGGKLPNGVNNSFVTLIPKVEGAISLDKFRPICMANFFCKVLSKIMAERLSCLLPRLVSDEQGAFQKGKIISSNIGLASELANLLHTSVRGGGMGIKIDVQKAYDTLSWDFLFAVLKKFGFSDVWLAWIHEILVSSRISVLLNGGPVGFFGVEKGAKHVRCLREFLINYQDFSGQKISLEKSKGWQGKLLSMAGRAELIRSVILVKKITVKWEEICRPKEEGGLGIRRLRDVNCAVISKLVWQMKHEESAFSSFLRARFVNEGGDLKKGYRASSVFKGIAKMWNFVSLSERWMSEFLKDIFKAIGNISLPQGQKDRCCWSLSSLGAFSTKSAWEALRKVSPKVGWAKMVWSSVLIPRQSVFGWRLIHGKLPCDDKVKRKGVLLPSRCEVCNKAEESINHLFVKCDGAVYIWRAFAEVFGFHWSYQGDDFLAHASWWTQKSKSIGLSQLWMAGLILVPYFIWMERNSRRFRGLHRSYGQVFHTIIEEIRRRGPGKNDRIKSRLDSERCLKLNIEVPRRKTKGVQEIFWLPPMDGWWKLNCDGSSLGNPGNAGAGGIIRNSKCQIVAIYSSYLGIASNFHAEFNALIEGIERARELNCASLWIECDSGAVMAAKKEASTSVVEWPPEVLDFMAEDAMGISRFRFY; translated from the exons ATGCGGattttctattggaatattCGAGGTGTTCGAAAGGCAGCGGCTTCTAGAGCGTTGCATATTTTTCTTCGTGATTACTCCCCTGATGTGGTGTGTATTGCAGAGCCCATGGTggattctttctctttccctgaTCGTTTTTTTAATCGACTGGGATTCATGTCTGAATTTATCCATAACTCCCGTCTTGATAAAGTGCCAAACCTCTGGGTAGTCTGGAAAAATTCTCTTGCGAGGCCTGTGGTGGTTCAGTCTTCAGAGCagatgatttcagtttctatgcaaTGGAATGGTCAGCAGGTTGTGGTTTCTGTGATTCATGCTTCGTGTTTCAGGGCAGAGCGTAGGaatctttgggtggagatgGGCATTGTGGCTGCACTGTTCTGTCCATGGGTTGTTTTGGGGGACTTTAATGCCACATTATATTCCCATGAGAAGAGGGGTCCTGGTAGATTCAATGTGGGTTCCGCAGCAGAGTTCCAGGccatggtggatgcttgtgaTTTGATTAGCTCTCCTTCCCAAGGATCAAATTTTACCTGGACAAACAATAGATGTAGAGGACATGTGGCGGCAAGGCTTGACAGAAGTTTTTTCAATGCTCAATGGTTGGATGCTTTTGGTGATTGTGGTCAGAAGGTGCTCCATAGATCAATTTCAGATCATGCTCCAATCCTTTTTTCCTCAGCTGCGATTCCTAAGCCTCGAAATGCCCCTTTCAGACTTCATCGTTTTTGGATGAAAGAGGAATCCTTTGTGGACCTGGTGAGGGATGTGTGGTCTAGGGAGGTTAGGGGTGGTCCCATTGGCAGGCTGGCATATAAATTAAGGGCAGTTAAGGGTGCTCTAAAAGGGTGGGCAAGACAGACTTTCCCTAACTTGGATGTAGCTCTTAAAGAGGCTACTGCAGAAGTGGAGGAAGTCCAGCAAACTATTGACCAGATAGGGATGTCTGATGAGTTATACTCCAGAGAAGCAGAGGCGAAATCTAAGCTCTTGAAAGCAGTGGAGATGCACGAAAAgctttgggctgaaaaagctcgcTGCAATTGGGCAAAACTTGGAGACCgtaactcaaaattttttcatctatCGGTTAAGGTGCGACGTATAAAAAACAGCATTCGTgctttgaaaaaacaagatggtACAATGGTCTCTGAGCCGCTGCAGATGGCAGATtatgtgtcttttttttttgaaaattttcataaagcgGACCATTGCATAGATCATATGGAGCTGTTGCAGGTGATACCTAATGAGGTGAATAGGGAGGACTCTTCCATATTAGAAGCTATTCCTGCCAAAgaagagattaagaaggtggtaTGGGGGTTGGatccagatagctctcctggtcctgatgggttcccaGGTGCTTTCTTTATACAGTGTTGGGAGATAGTGGGTGACGATTTTTGTGGGGCTGTGATTGCTTTCTTCCGCGGTGGGAAGCTTCCGAATGGGGTAAATAACAGTTTTGTGACGttaattccaaaggtggagggagcgATCTCTCTGGATAAATTTCGCCCCATCTGCATGGCAAACTTTTTCTGTAAAGTCCTATCAAAGATCATGGCTGAGAGGTTATCTTGCCTTCTTCCTCGATTGGTGTCAGATGAGCAAGGGGCGTTCCAGAAAGGTAAGATTATTTCATCTAATATTGGATTAGCCTCTGAGCTTGCTAATTTATTACATACATCTGTCAGAGGGGGTGGCATGGGTATTAAGATTGACGTGCAGAAAGCCTATGACACATTgtcatgggattttctttttgcagtcttgaaaaaatttggctTTTCGGATGTTTGGTTGGCTTGGATtcatgaaattttggtttcttctagaATTTCAGTTTTATTGAATGGTGGTCCAGTGGGTTTCTTTGGAGTTGAGAAAG GAGCAAAACATGTTAGATGTCTGAGAGAATTCTTGATTAATTACCAAGATTTTTCTGGCCAAAAAATAAGCTTGGAGAAGAGTAAG GGATGGCAAGGCAAACTCCTTTCAATGGCTGGTCGTGCAGAGCTCATTCGGTCTGTGATCTTAG TGAAGAAAATCACTGTGAAATGGGAAGAGATATGCCgacctaaggaggaagggggtttagGTATCAGGCGACTGAGGGATGTCAACTGTGCAGTGATTAGCAAACTTGTGTGGCAAATGAAGCATGAAGAATCTGCTTTTAGTTCCTTTTTGCGGGCTAGATTTGTGAATGAAGGTGGAGACCTCAAGAAGGGTTATAGAGCATCTTCAGTGTTTAAAGGTATTGCGAAGATGTGGAATTTTGTATCTCTATCTGAGCGGTGGATG TCTGAATTTTTAAAGGATATATTCAAAGCTATAGGGAATATATCTTTGCCACAGGGTCAGAAAGACCGATGCTGTTGGTCTCTATCCTCCTTAGGAGCTTTCTCCACTAAATCGGCCTGGGAAGCATTGAGAAAGGTTTCTCCTAAAGTGGGCTGGGCAAAAATGGTGTGGAGCTCGGTTTTGATCCCCCGCCAATCAGTTTTTGGCTGGAGACTTATACATGGAAAGCTTCCTTGTGATgacaaggtaaaaagaaaaggagtgcTGCTCCCTTCTAGGTGTGAGGTGTGCAATAAGGCTGAGGAGTCTATAAATCACTTGTTCGTGAAATGTGATGGAGCTGTCTACATTTGGAGGGCGTTTGCTGAAGTCTTTGGTTTTCATTGGTCCTATCAGGGGGATGATTTTTTAGCTCATGCTTCATGGTGgactcaaaaatccaaatccattggTCTGTCTCAATTGTGGATGGCTGGTTTGATTCTTGTTCCatactttatttggatggaaaggaattcgaGAAGATTTAGGGGTCTACATCGATCTTATGGTCAAGTCTTTCATACAATAATAGAGGAGATTAGAAGACGTGGCCCAGGAAAAAATGACAGAATAAAATCTCGACTTGATTCTGAGAGATGCTTGAAGCTTAATATAGAGGTGCCAAGAAGGAAGACTAAAGGGGTCCAAGAAATTTTCTGGCTGCCTCCGATGGATGGATGGTGGAAGCTAAATTGTGATGGCTCGtccttgggtaatccagggaatgcTGGAGCAGGTGGCATTATAAGGAACAGCAAGTGCCAGATTGTAGCGATTTATAGCTCCTATTTAGGAATAGCTTCAAATTTCCATGCTGAATTTAACGCtttaattgaaggaattgagagagcTAGAGAGCTGAATTGTGCATCtctgtggattgaatgtgattcgggCGCTGTG ATGGCTGCTAAgaaggaagcatctacatcagtGGTGGAATGGCCTCCTGAGGTGCTTGATTTCATGGCTGAGGATGCGATGGGCATATCGCgtttcagattttattag
- the LOC122074305 gene encoding uncharacterized protein LOC122074305 translates to MSESPFTVTGDGPGGGFPPERGRQLRLTDFWKAHPPMEKAVLDGGKEPSAAANKSFASIVGSDTEASAKVTVSTDQIPHKSYANVVGSNIPMVDELPDPVHAGNSTKVIIPQEAYEDRLLKYRFALIGRINFRFLSLDDVRREAREFWKLKGKVKMIPMGKGFTIFQFESELDMAQMWKRSPVKIGGQLVRFQRWRPDFNIHEKLINKVLVWVRFPDLPLEYWHEKVLLTMAKAVGRPVGLDQRTKSVIYGNYARVLVEMEVGVPRLEEIQVERKQPGTQILFWFKQQLIYEDSLGKCGFCKKLGHQVHACREKKAYDERQNARANAEIPGAVYEEDRVNSGTNNSPVCINTSLERRDHDLVISNSKSVNNDGVMAGACLPLNSLPQLPNVEEGEILIDLNSPSHNSIIPILENLETAQEGEILNKEAHDSEEIQSESSDSDKEVLFSDDEVGRSDEESSSESEQESNRDMVKEGEPNQLGSVLITGPLELQQQVNKAMASSSQGGVRSSARHTRTGVSLGSSRGGLTGRGGSAVITAPLQLPLSRKEIARMGVQVVDKAAEMIEKGIDAGEKKKKKGGGQTLRSDKSNGTSS, encoded by the coding sequence ATGTCTGAGAGCCCTTTCACAGTCACAGGGGATGGTCCAGGAGGTGGCTTCCCGCCGGAAAGGGGAAGGCAACTCCGGTTAACAGACTTTTGGAAGGCTCATCCTCCAATGGAGAAGGCGGTTTTGGATGGAGGAAAGGAGCCTTCTGCTGCTGCAAATAAATCTTTCGCCTCCATTGTTGGTTCTGATACCGAAGCTTCTGCAAAAGTGACCGTCTCAACTGATCAAATTCCACACAAATCTTATGCGAATGTGGTAGGCTCAAACATACCGATGGTGGATGAACTGCCCGACCCTGTTCATGCAGGGAATTCGACCAAGGTGATCATTCCCCAGGAGGCTTACGAGGATAGATTACTAAAATATCGATTTGCCCTGATAGGCAGAATCAATTTTCGTTTTCTTTCCCTGGATGATGTTCGCAGAGAAGCCCGTGAATTTTGGAAATTGAAAGGTAAAGTGAAGATGATACCAATGGGTAAGGGCTTCACGATCTTCCAATTTGAGTCTGAGCTTGACATGGCCCAGATGTGGAAGCGAAGCCCTGTGAAGATTGGAGGTCAACTCGTTCGGTTTCAAAGATGGCGTCCAGATTTTAACATCCatgaaaaattgatcaataagGTCCTGGTTTGGGTGCGTTTTCCAGATCTTcctctggaatattggcatgaaaaggtATTATTGACAATGGCCAAGGCAGTAGGGAGGCCAGTTGGTCTCGATCAACGCACCAAGAGCGTTATATACGGAAATTATGCTCGTGTTCTAGTGGAAATGGAAGTGGGGGTTCCAAGGCTGGAGGAAATCCAAGTGGAACGCAAACAGCCTGGGACTCAAATTTTGTTCTGGTTCAAGCAGCAGTTGATATACGAGGATTCATTGGGCAAATGCGGTTTCTGCAAAAAACTGGGGCACCAAGTTCACGCCTGCCGAGAAAAGAAGGCCTATGACGAGCGGCAGAATGCTCGAGCCAATGCAGAGATACCAGGGGCGGTGTATGAAGAAGACAGAGTCAACTCGGGAACGAATAACTCACCGGTTTGCATCAAcacttctttggaaagaagggACCACGATCTtgtgatttcaaattcaaaaagtgTGAACAATGATGGAGTAATGGCGGGGGCTTGTCTTCCTCTTAATTCTCTGCCTCAGTTACCAAATGTGGAAGAAGGtgagattttaattgatttgaattctCCATCTCACAattcaattattcctattttggaAAATCTGGAAACGGCTCAGGAGGGGGAGATTTTAAATAAGGAAGCTCATGATAGTGAGGAAATACAGTCGGAATCTTCTGATTCAGATAAGGAGGTGTTATTTTCTGATGATGAGGTGGGCCGGTCTGATGAGGAGTCTTCCTCTGAATCTGAGCAGGAATCAAACCGGGATATGGTTAAGGAAGGAGAACCGAACCAGTTGGGTTCAGTTTTAATCACTGGACCGTTGGAGCTTCAGCAGCAGGTGAACAAGGCTATGGCATCCTCCTCTCAGGGTGGGGTGAGGTCTTCTGCTCGTCACACAAGGACAGGGGTGTCCCTAGGTAGTTCTCGAGGAGGTCTGACCGGCAGGGGGGGTAGTGCAGTGATTACTGCCCCATTGCAGCTCCCTTTGAGTAGGAAGGAGATTGCTCGGATGGGAGTTCAAGTGGTCGACAAGGCAGCAGAGATGATTGAGAAAGGAATTGACgcaggggagaaaaagaaaaagaaaggtggtGGTCAGACCTTGAGGTCGGACAAGTCTAATGGAACATCTTCTTAA
- the LOC122074600 gene encoding exopolygalacturonase-like, with protein MMGCRSRDVVLTCLLIGLLLWSADARTPGGSKESKENKKKSTLSKDKAPKAAKAPMESSGSVPSAATPEASPNTPEASPATPEASPVTPGTADPQGTLFDVTKHGAVGDGKTDNNKAFAAAWAAVCKSSSTGPSTFLVPRGDFLLSPIIFAGPCSDKALSPSVIIRGKLIASTSDSSASKSWITFQNLGQLHVSGAGTGSLDGKGETAWANACRHSANKQCSLPPANLKLEGITGGSLNDIISVNSQGFHFHISNSKDFNIHDFKINAPGFSPNTDGLHISNSASVSITNAEIGTGDDCVSIGAGTSNISVTNVICGPGHGISVGSLGKYPNEKEVNGLLVKNCTLASTTNGVRIKTWPGSPDNTVTNVRFEDITLTNVSNPIIINQNYCDKKACESTPSRVKLTDIHFKNIKGTTFGKTGVTLTCSKGVPCEKVELVDIDLKPSTAAGDLASTCENVNGVTTTGVLNPKPPCA; from the exons ATGATGGGGTGTAGGAGCAGGGATGTTGTGTTAACTTGTTTATTAATAGGCCTCCTTCTATGGAGCGCTGACGCCAGAACCCCTGGAggttcaaaagaatcaaaagaaaataagaaaaagtcaACTCTAAGTAAAGACAAAGCTCCGAAGGCAGCAAAAGCTCCGATGGAATCATCCGGAAGTGTACCTTCAGCGGCGACACCAGAAGCATCTCCAAACACGCCAGAAGCATCTCCAGCAACGCCAGAGGCATCTCCGGTGACGCCAGGTACGGCAGATCCACAAGGTACATTGTTCGATGTGACCAAGCATGGAGCAGTTGGCGATGGGAAGACGGATAATAATAAg GCATTTGCTGCTGCATGGGCTGCTGTCTGTAAGTCGTCGTCGACGGGTCCATCAACCTTCTTGGTCCCAAGAGGAGACTTCCTTCTTAGTCCAATAATTTTCGCTGGTCCTTGCAGCGACAAGGCTTTATCTCCTAGTGTTATAATTAGGGGCAAATTAATAGCTTCCACCTCGGACTCCTCTGCTTCTAAAAGTTGGATCACATTCCAAAACTTGGGCCAGTTGCACGTCAGTGGAGCTGGAACCGGTTCGCTCGATGGTAAAGGAGAAACCGCTTGGGCTAATGCTTGTCGTCACAGTGCCAATAAACAATGCTCATTGCCCCCAGCG AACTTGAAATTGGAGGGAATTACAGGTGGATCCTTGAACGATATAATTTCGGTGAATAGTCAAGGTTTTCATTTTCACATTAGCAACTCCAAAGACTTCAACATTCATGATTTCAAGATCAATGCTCCTGGATTCAGCCCAAACACAGATGGTTTGCACATCTCCAATTCAGCCAGCGTCTCCATCACTAACGCCGAAATTGGAACCGGTGATGATTGTGTGTCCATTGGAGCGGGTACCTCCAACATTTCGGTTACCAATGTCATTTGTGGACCAGGTCATGGTATCAG TGTGGGAAGCCTTGGGAAATATCCAAATGAAAAGGAGGTGAATGGTTTATTGGTGAAGAACTGTACCCTTGCCAGCACCACTAATGGTGTTAGGATCAAAACATGGCCAGGATCACCAGATAACACAGTTACTAATGTTAGATTTGAAGATATTACATTGACAAATGTGTCAAACCCCATCATCATCAACCAAAACTATTGTGACAAGAAGGCATGCGAATCTACG CCCTCGCGTGTGAAGCTCACTGACATTCACTTCAAGAACATCAAGGGTACAACCTTCGGCAAAACTGGAGTTACCCTCACATGTAGTAAAGGTGTACCATGCGAGAAGGTAGAGCTGGTTGATATTGACTTGAAGCCTTCCACGGCCGCTGGCGACTTGGCTTCAACTTGTGAGAATGTGAATGGGGTTACTACTACTGGCGTTCTGAACCCTAAACCACCATGCGCATGA